A genomic region of Plasmodium falciparum 3D7 genome assembly, chromosome: 11 contains the following coding sequences:
- a CDS encoding tubulin--tyrosine ligase, putative → MNPYKNSNESKILYPPIYTLNAKKSYEESNSFNVLNASMKKYLDKNKKDTINEGEQNGDIFHFNVDNKFLWNLDKPININMNSEKYYVENNLIRCNNKNDINLINNRNDELNLNYVPCNSFINTPNNCLNKYTNNNVNEKKDILKNMKEPFFYFSKENKIKEDKNIISKSYVVHNLSHINNYVNPNNSTTFCNYDNVENKKTRGRSSSYVKNIGMYVHNNFHSKEEQNNTAAYFLKKSNIKDDHMNSTNIKVISNDNNINKYNYDDNIQYLFRNNLQKMLYAKNINNSKKNDKKMYSSIIYIKNQDTQKNNKKCNNIPVIDPTDINMNEKQNDILKINKKNICNVVENNMTKNIIYEQNKTSEIKNCNVNRIMCLKHNNEKLKYPFGKVDLKKNDHENYYKNYVNGNYNVKCKYHYNNSRKILCSNNMLNDHLVMNNKNFLEAIKTKGNTHYDINKLYRYESKEYENKKIRFRSENKTTDKVEESYLLNKNSFSKNMMNNYNGLYSENGKIWTSKENTNTFNGTCDMKCNIYKKNEDEYNIKKDIGIIIANNNNNNNNNKNNIYNNICVSKKYTENSKGHYVRNDEHNYVKYYNDNITNNKKKDHYIVTNVLDNNTKNGEDINNVNIKKGMLLSTDCHYKNGLKKKSNIIYNKENNKYVFYKDDKNVIKNIMHPNNKWDNENVYCDKIKGNKNMSPVGKILNLSNNTEKDTKEYINNMDVETSIIQQNNYINYASSKSDGICLLNKKNNNTINHENVTHVASSILENKQNYNLHNIKMDHKMNDIISIEEEENNDNSNKNNINNNINNNINNNINNNINNNINNNINNYIGNNNNNNSNSSSSNNYYNYDKPMNVKNDMETYKLQVRKYIDNIKNINYLYSSKKKRFENNQERNVSLVIKSEPLFLKTIKTNDRNIDFMKNIKKNDNNNKCVDKDNLNYTFCNKNKKIGTSPVIISNIGNNYNFKNDRDKNGNEESQTHFDIVYLNKLNMNAKEEKKKRKKEIGKKIKKMKHTIKLLKKKNKKNNLLLNKIGKKNIDEVFIVDEICDNNKEIEKGEDKNNYDIESMNENIKYNDYKSNVSNIDSLIIKTMSNTIIEKPLCDNHQKEDDVFYKGKIICPNEIYDKIDNNMEKKKSYGNNDFMSNKKEIISEKDKEKINHNILHDNNDNDNNYNNYNNYNNNNNSDFSKSYNIKDIHCSYEEKKLNTENNWTVNTTRDDNFKFPHDHNNKEGGYIQFNKEKVIKNTYVDNNIENSFLRTNNISNDISLPWNKDKMVKLFLNNKSKESNKEKKSDVITINTKLSRYERVLIHTCIYKLNWKKYIDNINKGMFYWIGYNINDFDHYNYMKKKKIINRIPSIYMYTKKKTLTFLLSHLSLIFPSLFNFYPNTFVLPENKNIIKYILNSNNKEYYIMKPDCGSMGIGVKIINKYNDININILNGYNSYIIQKYIDNPLLMYKKKFDFRIYILLLPGKNYPKIYLSKVGFARLCTEEYKKKKRYICNTYIHLTNYSINKDNDKYIRKKNIHDKNNNKQLLSDVFIYLKKNGYDIDDIWKQIKKITCLTSLAIYSYIKEKIKYNFHNNFYFYQLIGLDILLDNNGKAWLLEVNSNPSLRIDYIDPNYANFEIQLESMFDRYVKEPVISEMFLIVYEKIYKKYIKKKNKKSNNVMVQKGKYEKCTKKNDICFDNKKRISSKGHLNNISNNNNNNNNRNPNGSVRSLSNFRGNRKNPKGKLSTNGKLSTNGKLSTNGKLSTNGKLSTKEKLSTKEKLSTKEKLSTNGKLSIKGKEHTNKINPFKEFSLYSEDRYCIDKKNNTDLLTNEKIKNVSNGNEGMGSKLSVRNNTESNISSMCNVSSRSSISSVTNTTNISYISKNQNRVGNIFNYTKINPSSDSEKSSIYNFSKNLSPNNYLNNIRMKNMLKKKSKVKKNLFLKKEYMSNVDTCVDENDIGSFTLSNNINKREQISNDSLNEKNEINGIHKLKEVNSNKLSNKNLNNNKYEDNIQNVVHDHLDDTIFDDKKIKNNFFQKILFDDMVCSKKKNIDINKYNKESNFVKIKRNDINDEYSYEYKENIEKHHDILDCFDHKSGVSYSGEQMFDNYSDIEKGSSHIDDKKIDNIPSNEYNNDIYNYNKDNDMDDEGELFQSNILNKETYVQIDNHEDIQLEKFLTNDIETYKSLYRNISDNIFKKKIENLIMIRSNLYKYMNCLNVLGIRYINNNNNNNSNDIKNIDDLYNKNISLDFKKSYTKIRKDILHPLKNDVLEKNIYINLKKETKKYYNEMKIYNNCYILFDFILNKYDNNLKKNKKKLEYYMDKNTFLCMCTDIKINNIIDNVYIPNNSTYNTCFDINKGSNENQIFQIVKDLLYNQYLDRNKKNKVHKVERSSFECSVNKNVQLGNSSDITNGSIYDHKFYGVKNTQGSKKTEQRSFYGEYSDISSRSGEILRRNEKCNSSEKMEDMLTTQMNIQKDDSIIKDDSIIKDDSIIKDDSINKDDNINKDNINNNNNNNNNNNDNKFLTSNFINYNCVTFCPFTLIPNCNNVVNFNTIGLSSTKYKSKRKKKMNIYDLEYLFNRQVFFSKYINKNQGLTLIDFFLLMQEISLLIFPYISHLCIYNTIYPYRKDFFDKLNDQENNIFSNIYCDKGNIKNDKKKKNICVYNKKVQEGQCMNESNLTSEKIKKKKKKGDHTCEYDMSVNNKFHVHKNISHNKDDFLWHKNICSNIYNLYEYIQMCINPNVKNICLETFLIFIFNKYGLTCNL, encoded by the coding sequence ATGAAtccatataaaaatagtaatgaatctaaaatattatatcctcctatatatacattaaatgCTAAAAAATCTTATGAAGAATCAAATTCATTTAATGTTTTGAATGCttcaatgaaaaaatatttggacaaaaataaaaaagatacaaTAAATGAAGGAGAACAAAATGGtgatatatttcattttaatgtagataataaatttttatggAATTTAGATAAGCCTATTAACATTAATATGAATagtgaaaaatattatgtggagaataatttaataagatgtaataataagaatgataTAAATCTCATAAATAATAGAAATGATGAATTGAATTTGAATTATGTACCATgtaattcatttattaacACACCTAATAACTGTCTCAATAAATATAcgaataataatgttaatgaaaaaaaggatattttaaaaaatatgaaggaaccatttttttatttttccaaggagaacaaaattaaagaagataaaaatattatatcaaaaAGTTATGTTGTTCATAACCTATcgcatattaataattatgtgAATCCTAATAATTCTACAACATTTTGTAATTATGACAAtgtggaaaataaaaaaacaagagGAAGATCTTCAagttatgtaaaaaatatcgGAATGTATGTGCATAACAATTTTCATAGTAAAGAGGAGCAGAATAATACTGCTGcgtattttttaaagaaatcaaatataaaagatgatcATATGAACAGTACTAATATTAAGGTTATaagtaatgataataatattaataaatataattatgatgataatatacaatatttatttagGAACAATTTgcaaaaaatgttatatgcaaaaaatataaataatagtaaaaagaatgataaaaaaatgtatagctctataatttatataaaaaatcaagatactcaaaaaaataataaaaaatgtaacaaCATTCCAGTTATTGATCCTacagatataaatatgaatgaaaaacaaaatgatatattaaaaattaataaaaagaatatatgtaACGTTGTGGAGAATAATATGactaaaaatattatatatgaacaaaacaaaacaagcgaaataaaaaattgtaatGTTAATAGAATAATGTGTTTGaaacataataatgaaaagttAAAATATCCATTCGGAAAAGTAGACCTTAAGAAAAATGATcatgaaaattattataagaattatGTAAATGGTAATTATAATGTGAAATGtaaatatcattataataatagtagaaAAATTCtttgtagtaataatatgctAAATGATCATCTtgttatgaataataaaaattttcttgAAGCCATAAAAACAAAGGGGAATACACATTACGATATTAATAAACTATACAGATACGAAAGTAaggaatatgaaaataaaaaaattagattTAGAAGTGAGAACAAGACAACTGATAAAGTAGAAGAAAGTTATTTATTGAATAAGAATAGTTTTTCTAAGAATATgatgaataattataatggcCTTTATTCTGAGAATGGTAAAATCTGGACAAGTAAGGAAAATACAAATACTTTCAATGGAACATGTGACATgaaatgtaatatttataagaagaatgaagatgaatataatattaaaaaagacaTCGGAATAATTATtgctaataataataacaataataataataataagaataatatatataataacatttgtgtaagtaaaaaatatacagaGAATAGTAAGGGACATTATGTAAGAAATGATGAACATAATTACGTGAAATATTATAAcgataatataacaaataataagaagaagGATCATTATATTGTTACTAATGTGttagataataatacaaagaATGGAGAAGATATAAACAAcgtaaatataaagaaaggAATGTTGTTATCAACTGATTGTCATTATAAGAatggtttaaaaaaaaaaagtaacattatatataataaagagaataataaatatgtattttataaagacgacaaaaatgttataaagaatattatgcatcctaataataaatgggataatgaaaatgtatattgtgataaaataaaaggtaataaaaatatgtcaCCTGTGggaaaaattttaaatttatcgAATAATACAGAAAAGGAtacaaaagaatatataaataatatggatgTAGAAACAAGCATAATTCAACAAAATaactatataaattatgcATCATCTAAATCTGATGGTATATgtcttttaaataaaaaaaataataatactataaATCATGAAAATGTAACGCATGTTGCTTCTTCaatattagaaaataaacaaaattacAATTTACATAACATAAAAATGGATCACAAAATGAATGACATAATAAGCATTGAAGAGGaggaaaataatgataatagcaacaagaataatataaataataatataaataataatataaataataatataaataataatataaataataatataaataataatataaataattatattggtaataataataataataatagtaatagtagtagtagtaataattattataattatgataaaccTATGAATGTCAAAAATGATATggaaacatataaattacaagttagaaaatatattgataatataaagaatataaattatttatatagctccaaaaaaaaaagatttgaAAATAATCAAGAAAGAAATGTTTCTTTAGTTATTAAAAGTGAACCTCTTTTCTTGAAAACTATTAAAACTAATGATAGAAATATAGATTttatgaagaatataaaaaagaatgacaacaataataaatgtGTAGACaaagataatttaaattatacattttgtaataaaaataaaaaaataggaaCATCACCAGTTATTATTAGTAATATTgggaataattataatttcaaGAATGATCGAGACAAGAACGGAAATGAGGAGAGTCAAACACATTTTGATAtagtttatttaaataaattaaatatgaatgctaaagaggaaaaaaagaaaaggaaaaaagaaattggaaaaaaaataaaaaaaatgaaacataCCATCaaattattgaaaaaaaaaaataagaaaaataatttactattaaataaaattggaaaaaaaaatatagatgaaGTTTTCATAGTAGATGAAatatgtgataataataaagaaattgaaaaaggagaagataaaaataattatgatattgAGAGTatgaatgaaaatataaaatataatgattataaaagTAATGTATCTAATATTGATAGtcttattataaaaacaatgtCTAATACAATAATAGAAAAGCCTCTGTGCGATAATCATCAAAAGGAGGATGATGTTTTTTATAAGGGAAAAATTATTTGTCCAAATGAAATCTATGATAAGATAGACaataatatggaaaaaaaaaaaagttatggtaataatgattttatgagtaataagaaagaaataatttCTGAAAAGgacaaagaaaaaataaatcataatattttacatgataataatgataatgataataattacaataattacaataattataataataataataatagtgatTTTTCTAAaagttataatattaaagataTTCATTGTagttatgaagaaaaaaaattaaatacagaAAATAATTGGACAGTCAATACAACAAGGGATGATAATTTCAAATTCCCAcatgatcataataataaagaaggtggttatatacaatttaataaagaaaaagtaatTAAGAATACATatgtagataataatattgaaaattcatttttaagaactaataatatatcaaatgatATTTCACTTCCATGgaataaagataaaatggtgaaattgtttttaaataataaaagtaaagaatcaaataaagaaaaaaaaagtgatgTTATAACAATAAATACGAAATTATCTAGATATGAAAGAGTGTTAATACAtacttgtatatataaattaaattggaagaaatatattgataatataaataaaggtATGTTTTATTGGATTGGTTATAATATTAACGATTttgatcattataattatatgaaaaagaaaaaaattattaatagaataccatcaatatatatgtatacgaagaaaaaaacattaacttttttattatctcaCTTGTCCTTAATATTTCCTTCCTTATTTAATTTCTATCCAAATACATTTGTGTTAccagaaaataaaaatataataaaatatatattgaatagtaataataaagaatattatataatgaagcCCGATTGCGGTAGTATGGGTATAGGTGTAAagataataaacaaatataatgatatcaatattaatatattgaatggatataatagttatataattcaaaagTATATTGATAACCCATTATTAATGTATAAAAAGAAGTTTGATTTtaggatatatattttattattaccagGAAAAAATTAtcctaaaatatatttatctaaaGTTGGTTTTGCTCGTTTATGTAcagaagaatataaaaaaaagaaacgatatatttgtaatacatatattcatttaactaattatagtataaataaagataatgataaatatataaggaaaaagaatatacatgacaaaaataataataaacaattaTTAAGTGatgttttcatttatttaaaaaaaaatggatatgATATAGATGATATATGGAaacaaataaagaaaattacGTGTCTAACATCTTTAGctatttattcttatataaaagaaaaaattaaatataatttccataataatttttatttctatcaATTAATAGgtttagatatattattagataaTAATGGAAAAGCATGGTTGCTCGAGGTAAATTCTAATCCTTCTTTAAGGATAGATTATATTGATCCAAATTATGCTAATTTTGAAATACAACTAGAAAGTATGTTTGATAGATATGTTAAAGAGCCTGTCATAAGTGAAATGTTTTTAATAGTATatgagaaaatatataaaaaatatataaagaaaaaaaataaaaagtctAACAATGTTATGGTTCAAAAAggtaaatatgaaaaatgtacgaaaaaaaatgatatttgttttgataataaaaagaggATATCATCAAAAGGTCACCTCaataatattagtaataataataataataataataataggaaCCCTAATGGCAGTGTTAGGAGTTTATCAAATTTTAGGGGTAATAGAAAAAATCCAAAAGGGAAATTATCTACAAATGGGAAATTATCTACAAATGGGAAATTATCTACAAATGGGAAATTATCTACAAATGGGAAATTATCTACAAAAGAGAAATTATCTACAAAAGAGAAATTATCTACAAAAGAGAAATTATCTACAAATGGGAAATTATctataaaaggaaaagaacatacaaataaaattaatccTTTTAAGGAATTTTCACTTTATTCAGAGGATAGATATTgtatagataaaaaaaacaatactGATTTACttacaaatgaaaaaataaaaaatgtttcaAATGGAAATGAAGGTATGGGTAGTAAATTAAGTGTAAGAAATAATACAGAATCAAATATATCTAGTATGTGTAATGTATCAAGTAGAAGTAGTATATCTAGTGTAACTAATACAACAAATATATCATACATATCTAAAAATCAAAATAGAGtaggaaatatatttaattatacaaaaataaatccATCTTCTGATAGTGAAAAAAgttcaatatataatttcagtAAAAACCTTTCCccaaataattatttgaataatattagaatgaaaaatatgctaaagaaaaagagtaaggtaaaaaagaatttatttctcaaaaaagaatatatgagTAATGTTGATACATGTGTTGATGAAAATGACATTGGAAGTTTTACCTtgtcaaataatataaataaacgtGAACAAATCAGTAATGATTCTTTAAATGAGAAGAATGAAATTAATGGTATTCATAAGTTAAAAGAAGTTAATTCTAATAAATTatctaataaaaatttaaataataataaatatgaagacAATATACAAAATGTGGTTCACGATCATTTGGATGATACTATAtttgatgataaaaaaataaaaaataatttttttcaaaaaattctttttgaTGATATGGTTtgtagtaaaaaaaaaaatattgatataaataaatataataaagaatcaaattttgtaaaaatcaaaagaaatgatattaatgatgagtattcatatgaatataaagaaaatatagagAAGCATCATGATATATTAGATTGTTTTGATCATAAAAGTGGTGTTAGTTATTCAGGAGAACAGATGTTTGATAATTATTCTGATATTGAAAAAGGTTCAAGTCATatagatgataaaaaaattgataataTACCAagtaatgaatataataatgatatatataattataataaagacAATGATATGGATGATGAAGGAGAATTATTCCAAtcgaatattttaaataaggAAACATATGTCCAAATAGATAACCATGAGGATATACAATTAGAAAAATTTTTAACTAATGACATAGAAACTTATAAATctttatatagaaatattagtgataatatttttaaaaagaaaattgaaaatttaattatgataagatctaatttatataaatatatgaattgcTTAAATGTACTTGGAattagatatataaataataataataataataacagtaacgatataaaaaatatagatgatttatataataagaatatttcATTAGATTTTAAGAAATCTTATACTAAAATAAGGAAAGATATATTACAtcctttaaaaaatgatgtgctagaaaaaaatatatatataaatttaaaaaaagaaacaaaaaaatattataacgaaatgaagatatataacaattgttatattttgtttgattttattttaaataaatatgataacaatttaaagaaaaataagaaaaagttGGAATATTATATGGAcaaaaatacatttttatgtatgtgtacagatattaaaataaataatataattgatAATGTCTATATACCAAATAATAGTACATACAATACATGctttgatataaataaaggtTCAAATGAGAATCAAATATTCCAAATTGTCAAAGATCTATTATATAATCAATATTTAGAtaggaacaaaaaaaataaagtgcATAAGGTGGAGAGAAGTAGTTTTGAATGTTCTGTGAATAAAAATGTTCAATTAGGGAATAGTAGTGATATAACTAATGGAAGTATATATGATCATAAATTTTATGGTGTTAAAAATACACAAGGCTCGAAAAAAACAGAACAACGATCTTTTTATGGTGAATATAGTGATATATCTTCAAGAAGTGGGGAAATTTTAAGACgaaatgaaaaatgtaaTAGTTCGGAAAAAATGGAAGATATGTTAACCACCCAAATGAATATTCAGAAGGATGATAGTATTATTAAGGATGATAGTATTATTAAGGATGATAGTATTATTAAGGATGATAGTATTAATAaggatgataatattaataaggataatattaataataataataataataataataataataatgataataaatttcTTACCtccaattttattaattataactGTGTTACATTTTGCCCATTCACATTAATTCCCAATTGTAACAATGTTGTAAACTTTAATACAATTGGATTAAGTAGCactaaatataaaagtaaaaggaaaaaaaaaatgaatatttacgatttagaatatttatttaatagaCAAGTATTTTtcagtaaatatataaacaaaaatcaAGGGTTAACACttattgatttttttttattaatgcaagaaatatctttattaatattccCATATATTAGTCatctatgtatatataatactatatatCCTTATAGAAAGGACttttttgataaattaaatgatcaagaaaataatattttttctaatatatattgtgataagggaaatattaaaaatgataaaaagaaaaaaaatatttgcgTTTACAATAAAAAAGTTCAGGAAGGACAATGTATGAATGAATCTAACTTAACATCAGagaagataaagaaaaaaaaaaaaaaaggagatCACACATGTGAATATGATATGtctgtaaataataaatttcatgttcataaaaatataagtcaTAACAAGGATGATTTTTTATggcataaaaatatttgtagtaatatttataatttatatgaatatattcaaATGTGTATTAATCCGAATGTGAAGAATATATGTTTGGAGACtttcttaatatttatttttaataaatatggtTTAACatgtaatttataa
- a CDS encoding protein farnesyltransferase subunit beta, with translation MEKNDSYLLRYHRNKILIHLLYELINYEKYKYTINIDFENETSYNYIENIIKLLFNYIFNLNEDYLDYDTTEKNSINTSFSSCSSDIINEEYLNSIDHDNIFNSLFFNNMYIKEHTINDHCVNEIYKSDNYKTKHLYNNIKEQNVNNVTQNNQVDCSHEDICEKYTEMYNNVTKLSSKQNNIEQETLPTYIQNDNKYISCDIRNNDQLLNNTVFNFYLNCNKNSKTLKEKLKVEKQILTIYYKSFSSTIIDMLLNNPNIHIPDIIIYFLFNHVQKIEDISSYFKNQSYTFDTIHSYIKQINNMDNKNIINKHTPLHTFEHFKQLYHKEPSENIQNENNINYLNNETEEYNEQYSDSIDIHLHKFINDKEIESTNNLNFNIVEFKSIHIKKEDPFMLSTYKYNFKLNKSNNLLNKFMSILNLQLEKQLHFKFCLDIFFLKNMKLISLEASKPWIFYWCIHSIHILYNTFEIEEKIGKPTFDYIKKCVFLYLNKIKNNDGGFGGGLNQYTHIATTYAAVCVFIYLHDEENNFLSFLDKKKLHSYILKLKCTDGSFRVHINGEIDMRGTYCAISICSMCHILTNEVKKNVEKYILTCQNYEGGFTSEKFQECHGGYSYCALATLCILGKVNKINLKNLTHWLMNKQSNIEGAFMGRTNKLVDSCYSFWMGSIFFLIYEIYILKSILFNKGDITKNNPKGEYVIIEKENEIKDYSKSHELCSEKDINSNTYTENIKSNCFNKYLNQNNDNPNNYLCEQKDVLTYHKMPNEQTKLLHHQNVKNISKESKIMEDILFFENYKNEYIQKNVLFNENFLKLYLYLCSQNSKGGMKDKPKERIDYYHTCYALSGLSLVQNHLSSLDKKNFKDIQNKDIYNNLNKIHILYNITVDKVYNSYNYFSPNIPLNQNKINYRTGKGAYLYLKRLLQE, from the coding sequence atggaaaaaaatgattCGTATTTATTGAGATATCACAGGAACAAAATTTTGATTCACCTTTTATATGAgttaataaattatgaaaaatataagtatacAATTAATATAGATTTTGAAAATGAAacatcatataattatatagaaaatattataaaattgttgtttaattatatatttaatttaaatgaaGATTATTTAGATTATGACACTACCGAAAAAAATAGTATAAATACAAGTTTTTCTTCATGTTCATcagatattataaatgaagaatatCTAAACTCAATAGAccatgataatatttttaattccctcttttttaataatatgtacattAAAGAACATACAATAAATGATCATTGtgtaaatgaaatatataaatcagaCAATTATAAAActaaacatttatataataatataaaggaacaaaatgtaaataatgtaaCTCAAAATAATCAAGTAGATTGTTCACATGAAGATATATGTGAAAAATATACAGAAATGTATAACAATGTAACAAAATTATCTAGTAAACAAAACAATATAGAACAAGAAACATTACCTACTTACAttcaaaatgataataaatatatatcttgtgatataagaaataatgaccaacttttaaataatacggttttcaatttttatttaaattgtaataaaaatagtaaaacattaaaagaaaaattaaaagtagaaaaacaaatattaacAATTTATTACAAATCCTTTTCTTCTACTATCATTGATATGCTTTTAAATAATccaaacatacatatacctgatataattatatatttcctttttaatcATGTACAAAAAATTGAAGATATCTCTTCTTACTTCAAAAACCAATCTTATACATTCGATACAATACATTCCtacataaaacaaataaacaacatggataataaaaatataattaataaacatACACCTTTACATACTTTTGAACATTTTAAACAATTATATCATAAGGAACCATCtgaaaatattcaaaatgaaaacaatattaattatttaaataatgaaacgGAAGAATATAACGAACAATATTCTGACAGTATAGACATACATTTGCACAAATTTATAAATGATAAGGAAATTGAGTCaacaaataatttaaattttaacATAGTCGAATTTAAGagtattcatataaaaaaagaagaccCTTTCATGTTATCAACgtacaaatataattttaaattaaacaaatcaaacaatttattaaataaatttatgagCATATTAAACTTACAGTTAGAAAAACAACTTCACTTCAAATTTTGtcttgatatattttttttaaagaatatgAAATTAATTAGTTTAGAAGCTTCCAAACCTTGGATTTTTTATTGGTGTATACATtccatacatatattatataacacaTTTGAaattgaagaaaaaataggTAAACCTACATttgattatattaaaaaatgtgtTTTCCTTTAtctaaacaaaataaaaaataatgatggaGGATTTGGTGGAGGATTAAATCAATATACACACATTGCAACGACTTATGCAGCTGTCtgtgtttttatatatttacatgatgaagaaaataactTTTTAAGTTTtcttgataaaaaaaaattacattctTATATACTAAAATTGAAATGTACAGATGGATCTTTTAGAGTACATATAAATGGAGAAATTGATATGCGAGGAACTTATTGTGCTATATCTATTTGTTCTATGTGTCATATATTAACAAATGaggttaaaaaaaatgttgaaaaatatattttgacaTGTCAAAATTATGAAGGGGGTTTTACAAGTGAAAAATTCCAAGAATGTCATGGAGGATATTCTTATTGTGCCTTAGCTACCTTATGTATATTAGGAAaagttaataaaataaatcttAAAAATTTAACACATTGGTTAATGAATAAACAAAGTAATATAGAAGGTGCATTCATGGGAAGAACAAATAAGTTGGTCGATTCATGTTATTCATTTTGGATGGGTTCCATATTCTTCTtaatttatgaaatatatatcttaaaaagtatactttttaataaaggtgacataacaaaaaataatccTAAAGGtgaatatgttattatagaAAAAGAGAATGAAATAAAGGATTATTCAAAATCACATGAATTATGTAGTGAAAAGGATATAAACTCAAATACATAtacagaaaatataaaatcaaattgttttaataaatatttaaatcaaaataatgataatcctaataattatttatgtgAACAAAAAGATGTTCTAACATATCATAAAATGCCAAATGAGCAAACAAAATTGTTACACCATCAAAATGTAAAGAATATATCAAAAGAATCCAAAATTATggaagatatattattttttgaaaattacaaaaatgaatatatacaaaaaaatgttctgttcaatgaaaattttttaaagctttacttatatttatgttcacAAAATAGTAAAGGAGGAATGAAAGATAAACCAAAAGAAAGGATAGATTATTATCATACGTGTTATGCTTTGAGTGGATTATCCTTAGTACAAAATCATTTATCATCATTagataaaaagaattttaaAGACATTCagaataaagatatatataataatttaaataaaatacatatactaTATAATATCACAGTTGATAAAGTTTATAAtagttataattatttttctcCCAATATTCCcttaaatcaaaataaaattaattatagaACAGGTAAAGGggcatatttatatttaaaaaggtTACTACaagaatga